Proteins found in one Homalodisca vitripennis isolate AUS2020 chromosome 4, UT_GWSS_2.1, whole genome shotgun sequence genomic segment:
- the LOC124360941 gene encoding uncharacterized protein LOC124360941 isoform X1 codes for MYSILKAIALIHCTVFIHYRPIISMGICSLLLTIIMYLMEALYYQSATLNFYIIFPCALNSLTLIGLAILPRRLLEAPSLVEDENAELLKQATAFKRRKRAKKSELIFTNICSNNSCNFVGFI; via the exons ATGTACTCTATACTGAAAGCAATAGCACTTATCCATTGTACAGTTTTCATTCACTATAGGCC CATTATAAGCATGGGGATCTGCTCATTGTTGCTGACCATTATAATGTACTTGATGGAAGCCCTGTACTACCAGTCGGCTACGTTGAACTTCTACATCATCTTCCCTTGCGCTCTCAACA GTCTGACTCTCATAGGGTTAGCTATCTTACCACGAAGACTATTGGAGGCCCCGTCTCTTGTAGAGGATGAAAATGCAGAACTTCTAAAGCAGGCGACAGCGTTCAAAAGAAGAAAAAGGGCCAAAAAAAGTGAACtgatatttacaaacatttgtagCAATAACTCCTGCAATTTTGTAGGCTTTATTTGA